Below is a window of Flavobacterium sp. CFS9 DNA.
GATGTGGCTCTCGATCCTTATTCAATTTATGGTCATGACGGAATTATAGAAAACGGACAGCTTTTGAATGATCCTACGGTTGATGCTTTAACCCGAATGAGTTTAAGTCACGCCGAAGCCGGAGCTGATTTTGTCGCGCCAAGTGATATGATGGACGGAAGGGTTTTAGCGATTAGAAAAGCATTAGAAGAAAACGGACATCACAATGTGGGAATCATGAGTTACAGCGCCAAATATGCTTCTGCATTTTACGGACCATTTCGTGACGCTTTAGATTCTGCTCCTGTAGATTCTCAAAATATCCCAAAAGATAAGAAAACATATCAGATGGATTATGCCAACCGAATTGAAGGAATTCGTGAAGCTTTATTAGATGTTGAAGAGGGTGCAGATATCGTTATGGTAAAACCGGGAATCGCCTATTTAGATATTGTTCGTGAGATAAAAAACACCGTTCAGGTACCCGTTGCCGTATACCAAGTATCTGGTGAGTACGCTATGGTAAAGGCCGCAGCTGAAAAAGGATGGTTAGATCATGACAAAATTATGTTAGAGCAACTTTATTGCATTAAGCGTGCAGGTGCCAATATTATCACGACTTATTTTGCAAAAGAAGCAGCAGTACTACTAAACCAATAACATGAAAAAAATACTATTCTTATCAGCCGTTTTAGCGTTTGCATCCTGTAAAAAAGAAACTGCAGAAACACCAGTTGAAACTACAACAGAAGCCTATTCAGAAGGAGAAACAGCCAAAGCCAAAACTCCGGAAGAATTTGGAAAACAAATTTTTGAAGGACAGGGAAATTGTTTCTCCTGTCATCAGCCGGACAAAAAAGTAATTGGTCCAAGCATTCAGGAAATAGCCAAAATATATAAAGACAAAAATGGAGACATTATTACTTTTCTGAAAGGAAATGCTGATCCAATTGTTGATCCGAGTCAGTTTGCTGTTATGAAGACTAATTTTCCGGTAACACAGGCTATGTCGGATGAAGAGCTAAAAGCAATTGAAACCTATATTTACAGCCATTTAAAGTAAAAATATCGTTTCCTGCTGACATACTGTTGTCATTGCGTCATTTTACCTTTACGGCTTAACAAAAAACAGCTAAGATGGAACAAAAACTCAATGTTATTGGTATCTCAATAAGAACGACTAACGAAAATGGCCAATCGGGAACAGATATTCCGGCACTTTGGAATCGATTTATGTCAGAAGGAATTCTTCAAAAAATTCCCAATAAAACAAGTAATGCGATCTATTGTGTCTATACGGACTATGAAAAGGATTATACGCGTCCTTATACCACGATACTGGGCTGTGTAGTAGAAAATCTAAATGATATTCCGGAAGGAATGGTTGCCAAAACAATCTCCGGAGTTCATTACCAAAAATTTACAGCCAAAGGCAATCTGGCCGATGGCATTGTGATTAAGGAATGGATGAAAATTTGGAACTCAGATTTAGACAGACTTTATACCGAAGATTTTGAAATTTACGGAGAACAGGCTCAAAATCCTGAAGATGCGATAGTAGATATATTTATTGCGATCTCATAAAACATAAAAATGCAGAAAGGGCTATCTTAAAAAGATAGCCCTTTTTTATTTAACTCTTTTAATGTACCGAAACACTTATAAAATAGGGTACATTTCATACAACAGAGGATATTTCTTAAATCCAAAGTTCAGAAAGCTTATTAACATTAAAAAAAACTGTATCATGTTTAAGATTTGATGAGAATACAAATAATTTCTACTTTCTAATTATTTGTAGGTTTATTTTTACTATATTTAATTCTTCGCAAAAACAAACTTATCAAGCTATATACCCCGGTTTACTAACTATTAAAAGCCAATAATCATGAAAAAGCTATTTAAGTACGCCTTAGCGTTTGTTTTTCTTGCCTTGACAAGTTGCGAAAAAGATTCAAATGAACCACATCAAACCAAAACAGAATCATCGGTTCCTTTTGAAAAGAAACTCATTAATGCCAATGAACTTCCGGCAGACATTCAGCAAGACATCAACACTGATGAAACAAAAAACAGTTCAAAATCCGGTAATACTGAAACTCTAAACGAGCCAATATTTATGATGTATGATATTGTAAGTATGACTGACGATAAGAACATCACCAATTACAGTATTAGCTTCTTTTATCCAGACACTCCTGAAAATGTGTATTACAATCTGGTTATAAATGTACTGCCAACGGGAGAAAGTAAAAAATACGTTTTTAAATATATTTGTAATCCAGAGGATTATGAAAATTTTAAAGCACACCATTTTAATTTCAAATATTTTGATGGTACTACCGAGATAAGTCAGGTTAGTTACAATACTACTGGAAAATTTACCTCGAAGTCCAGTGCAGGAGACGATCCATGTGCTAAAATCTTTATTCCTTCATCATCAGATCCAAAGAGTAATCCAGCCGCAGGTGGAGGAAGCGGAGGTGGCGGAAATCTCCCATCAGGAGGATTCAACACAAGCGTTCCGGGATACAACTCCCCTCCAAGCAGTGGCGGTTATAAAGGTGGTGGCGATGGCAGTTCCGGTCACGATCATTCTAACTGTTATGGCAGTAACGGACAATATTGGTATTATGCCGGTGATGTTCGCCCACCGCATCCTCATACTTCAAAAAGTGCTGCACCTTGTCCCGAAGTAACTCCACCAACCGGATATGTACCGGTAAATACAATGCCATTGATTAAAATTTTAGGTGCTCAGCTAAACCTATCTATAGCTCAGATCGCTTTTTTAAGAAATCGTCCCGACACGATGAATATTATTGGCAGTTATTTAAATTCAAATAACTTCTCTGATGAAGCCAAAAGTTTTTGCAAAGAAATGATTGACATCGTTAAACAAGATGTCACAGTAGATAATAATGCACTCATTTTTACCTTAAGCGCCAAAGCCCAAAACAAGATTTATTATGATTTAGATAATGTTTTTTTGTTGTCCGTAGATGAATACATGGATGCAGATATATCCAATATTTATAATACAGATCCAGATTTGATAATTTATTTTGGGCAACACCATATTGAAAAAATGGTACGTTTAAAAAAAATTAATCCAGAATGGAGTTATCTAAAGTGTTATTGGGAAGCCAGTAAAGAAGTCGTTCATATTACACTGGATGTCTTTGGTACAGTGCCTGTAGTTGGAGAGTTGGCAGATGTAACAAATGGCGCTTTGTATCTTATTGAAGGCGATGGTGTTAATGCTACTTTAAGTATGGCTAGTGCAATTCCTTTAGCAGGATGGGCTGCTGTATCTACGAAGTATGCTATTAAATTTAAAGAAGTTAGCGTAATAGCTACAAAGGTAAAATTAGTTTGGAAAGTTACTGGAGATGTTATTACTTTTGGATCAAGAGGTCAACTACGAAAAGTTTTAGGATTAGCGGTTGGAGATTTACGACAAGCCCATCATATTATACCTTGGAATAAACAATCAAAAGAGGTTATACAAAAAGCATCTAAGTCCAAACATGCTTTTCATATGAACGAAGAATTAAATGGAATAGCATTAAGTACAACTGTTCATAATGGGAGTCATGCCCATTATGATAATTTAATTCAAGAACATCTTGATAGAATAAAGCCAAATGCAACACCTGATGAAGCATATGAAAAAGTAATGGAAATTTTAAATAAAGTAAGAACCGCCATTAGAAACAATCCTGGAGTACATCTTAATCAATTAAATTTTTAAATTATGAATTATTACTCTATTGAGCATTCAATGAATAAAAAAATATTAGGTCATTATCCTCAGATAAAAGAAATCATTCATCATTGTGCTGTTTGGGAAGATCCACGATTTATTGATAGATTCAGTTTTGAAAAGATTAATATCAATCCAATCATTTCTAATCCCGTTTTATATCAAAATTCTAACTTAACCGACTTAATAGATGTTAGAGGAGAGATTGGTTTTTTATCCAAAATCCTAATAAGTGGTAAACTAAAATCTATATTAGAAAAAAGAAGGACTACTGGTTTCGATTTTTTTAAAATACCAGTCTTCTATCGAGAAAAAATCATTGAAGATTATTATATTCTAAATGTGTATGAGGACAATAATAATTTTATTGATATCAATAAGTGTAGAGTTCAGTATCATAAAAAAGCAGATGATTATAAGTTTACTTACAATACAAATACTGAATATTTAACATTCGAAAATTTTGACAGTTTTAATTCTCTTCTAGATGTAGCTATTAAGAATAATGAGTCTTTTTTTATTGATAAAATCATTTTAAAAGATAGCATAAATGAAGATTTTTTTCTACTACGATATGTTGAAAGTGGAGTAAAATATGTTGTTTCTGAAAAGTTAAAGCAAGAAATAGAAGATGCAGGTTGTACCGGTATAGAATTTCAGCCTATAGAGTTATCAACAATTGAATGGCTGCATGGAGGAGAACGAGAAAAAATATACGGTAAAGCGTGACAACATAAATAATATCAAATAAGAGAGCAAACTAAGTAAAACTTTTTGGTGTTCCAAAGCTGTTTTTTGATAGTTATTGCGTTGGAGAAAACGCGGATTAATACGGATTTCTTTTCATCAGGCATTAATTAATCTTTACAAGATAAAAAGAGACTAAACAAAAACGGCGCTAAAATTAGCGCCGTTTTTTATGGGTTTTCTGTTACCAGATTTTAACTCTTTTATCAGGATCAATGAACATTTTGTCTCCTTTTTTGATGTCGAAAGCCTTATAAAAAGCATCAACATTTTGAATTGGCACTACAGCTCTGTACATTCCAGGTGAATGCGGGTCTGTTTTAACCTGGCTTTTTATAGCCTCATCTCTTGATTTCGTTCTCCATACGGTAGCCCATGAAATAAAGAAACGCTGCTCTGGTGTAAATCCGTCAATTAATCCAGGATTTCCGTTTGCTTTCAAATACAATTGTAATCCATCGTAAGCCGCATTTATTCCACCCAAGTCTCCGATATTCTCACCTAAAGTAAATTTACCATCTACGTGAATTCCAGGAAGAGGCTCTAAAGCACTGTACTGTGCTGCAAGAGCTGCTCCAAGAGCTGTAAATTGTTTTAAATCTTCCGGTGTCCACCAGTCTACAAGATTACCGTCAGCATTGTAACGTGCTCCTGAGTCATCAAATCCGTGAGAAATCTCGTGTCCGATTACCGCTCCAATTCCACCGTAGTTCACCGCTTCGTCTGCCTGATAATTGTAAAAAGGCGGTTGAAGGATCGCTGCCGGGAAAACAATCTCGTTATAAGACGGGTTGAAGTAAGCATTTACTGTTTGCGGAGACATTCCCCACTCTGTTTTATCAACCGGTTTTCCTAATTTAGCCAGGTTTTCAGCATAAGCCCATTTTGATATACTTCTCATATTATCAAAATAGGTTCCGCCTTCCCCTACATTTTTAAGTTCTAAAGCTGAATAGTCTTTCCATTTATCAGGATATCCGATTTTAACGGTTAGTTTTTTCAATTTCTCAATGGCTTTCACTTTGGTTTGTTGTGACATCCAAGGCAATGCATTGATTCTGTTTTCGTAAGCTAACATTACATTAGCAATCATTTTTTTTGCTTTGTCTTTTGCTTCAGCAGGGAATAATTTCTCTACATACAATTTACCTAAGGCTTCACCCGTTGCAGTATTAATTACCTGTAACGCCATTTCTTCACGAGGACGTTGTTTTAAAGCTCCTGTCAACGTTTTTCCGTAGAAATCAAAATTAGCATTTTCGATATCTGTACTCAAAGTCGAAGCGGTTCTGTTTAATAAAGACCATTTTAAGTACTCTTTCCATGCTTCTACTTTCTTTTCCGAAAATGTTTTTTCCAAAGCAATCATATAACGCGGCTGCGCTACATTTACACTATCCAATTTTGTCATTCCAATTCCGGCAAAATACTTTTCCCATTGAATAGAAGGCGTGTTCTTTTTTAAATCAGCAATTGCTGTTGGATTGTATTGTTTTCTACGGTCTCTGCGCTCTACACGGTCTAATCTTGGAGCAGACAATTCGATTTCTAAAGCCAGAATTTGTTTGGCACTTTCTTTTGCTTTTGCAGGAGATTCACCAATAAACTGTAACATTCTGGCAACGTGTACTTCATACTTTTCACGTTTTTCTTTTGAATCTTTATCATCAGCATTGTAATAATCTTTGTCAGATAATCCTAATCCGCCCGGCCCTAAGTTAACTGTGTTTTTGTTACTGTTTTTAGCATCTGGCCCAACGAAAACACCGAAGAAACCAATACCGCCTTGTGGCTGCATTTCGATAAAGAAATTTTGAAGATCTG
It encodes the following:
- a CDS encoding GyrI-like domain-containing protein is translated as MEQKLNVIGISIRTTNENGQSGTDIPALWNRFMSEGILQKIPNKTSNAIYCVYTDYEKDYTRPYTTILGCVVENLNDIPEGMVAKTISGVHYQKFTAKGNLADGIVIKEWMKIWNSDLDRLYTEDFEIYGEQAQNPEDAIVDIFIAIS
- a CDS encoding AHH domain-containing protein, producing MKKLFKYALAFVFLALTSCEKDSNEPHQTKTESSVPFEKKLINANELPADIQQDINTDETKNSSKSGNTETLNEPIFMMYDIVSMTDDKNITNYSISFFYPDTPENVYYNLVINVLPTGESKKYVFKYICNPEDYENFKAHHFNFKYFDGTTEISQVSYNTTGKFTSKSSAGDDPCAKIFIPSSSDPKSNPAAGGGSGGGGNLPSGGFNTSVPGYNSPPSSGGYKGGGDGSSGHDHSNCYGSNGQYWYYAGDVRPPHPHTSKSAAPCPEVTPPTGYVPVNTMPLIKILGAQLNLSIAQIAFLRNRPDTMNIIGSYLNSNNFSDEAKSFCKEMIDIVKQDVTVDNNALIFTLSAKAQNKIYYDLDNVFLLSVDEYMDADISNIYNTDPDLIIYFGQHHIEKMVRLKKINPEWSYLKCYWEASKEVVHITLDVFGTVPVVGELADVTNGALYLIEGDGVNATLSMASAIPLAGWAAVSTKYAIKFKEVSVIATKVKLVWKVTGDVITFGSRGQLRKVLGLAVGDLRQAHHIIPWNKQSKEVIQKASKSKHAFHMNEELNGIALSTTVHNGSHAHYDNLIQEHLDRIKPNATPDEAYEKVMEILNKVRTAIRNNPGVHLNQLNF
- a CDS encoding DUF1629 domain-containing protein encodes the protein MNYYSIEHSMNKKILGHYPQIKEIIHHCAVWEDPRFIDRFSFEKININPIISNPVLYQNSNLTDLIDVRGEIGFLSKILISGKLKSILEKRRTTGFDFFKIPVFYREKIIEDYYILNVYEDNNNFIDINKCRVQYHKKADDYKFTYNTNTEYLTFENFDSFNSLLDVAIKNNESFFIDKIILKDSINEDFFLLRYVESGVKYVVSEKLKQEIEDAGCTGIEFQPIELSTIEWLHGGEREKIYGKA
- the hemB gene encoding porphobilinogen synthase; its protein translation is MFPLQRNRRLRTNESIRSLVRETSLSPQDFMLPMFVTEGKDVKVAIPSMPGIYRHSLDNTIKEVKEAWDLGIKAVNIYVKISDHLKDNKGVEAWNKDGLMQQTIRAIKDAVPEMIVMPDVALDPYSIYGHDGIIENGQLLNDPTVDALTRMSLSHAEAGADFVAPSDMMDGRVLAIRKALEENGHHNVGIMSYSAKYASAFYGPFRDALDSAPVDSQNIPKDKKTYQMDYANRIEGIREALLDVEEGADIVMVKPGIAYLDIVREIKNTVQVPVAVYQVSGEYAMVKAAAEKGWLDHDKIMLEQLYCIKRAGANIITTYFAKEAAVLLNQ
- a CDS encoding M13 family metallopeptidase, which produces MIKQLRKPMFCVVSAMVTITAVNAQSAKPKEPGINLSNMDTKVSPKEDFFKYVNGTWLDKTEIPSDRNSWGSFNELRQKTDNDALAILKEASKDPKYKSNTDQGKAIALFNTIMDTVGRNKRGVTPLQPFLKKIDAIKNVTDLQNFFIEMQPQGGIGFFGVFVGPDAKNSNKNTVNLGPGGLGLSDKDYYNADDKDSKEKREKYEVHVARMLQFIGESPAKAKESAKQILALEIELSAPRLDRVERRDRRKQYNPTAIADLKKNTPSIQWEKYFAGIGMTKLDSVNVAQPRYMIALEKTFSEKKVEAWKEYLKWSLLNRTASTLSTDIENANFDFYGKTLTGALKQRPREEMALQVINTATGEALGKLYVEKLFPAEAKDKAKKMIANVMLAYENRINALPWMSQQTKVKAIEKLKKLTVKIGYPDKWKDYSALELKNVGEGGTYFDNMRSISKWAYAENLAKLGKPVDKTEWGMSPQTVNAYFNPSYNEIVFPAAILQPPFYNYQADEAVNYGGIGAVIGHEISHGFDDSGARYNADGNLVDWWTPEDLKQFTALGAALAAQYSALEPLPGIHVDGKFTLGENIGDLGGINAAYDGLQLYLKANGNPGLIDGFTPEQRFFISWATVWRTKSRDEAIKSQVKTDPHSPGMYRAVVPIQNVDAFYKAFDIKKGDKMFIDPDKRVKIW
- a CDS encoding c-type cytochrome translates to MKKILFLSAVLAFASCKKETAETPVETTTEAYSEGETAKAKTPEEFGKQIFEGQGNCFSCHQPDKKVIGPSIQEIAKIYKDKNGDIITFLKGNADPIVDPSQFAVMKTNFPVTQAMSDEELKAIETYIYSHLK